The following nucleotide sequence is from Pseudarthrobacter psychrotolerans.
CGAAGAACACTGTTGCCGATCCCGCCAGGACCGGCCCAAATCCGCTGGGCATAAACGGGTTGTAGTTGTTGGTGTCGATGTAGAAGATGCCGAGCCCGATGATGAAAAGGATCAGGACAACCTTGATGGCTACTGCAAAGAGTTCAAACCGGCCGAATGCTTTGGTCCCACGGGACAGAATCCAGGTCACCAGCAGGCAGACCAGGATGGCGGGAATGTTGACGATGCCGCCCTTGCCCTCATCCGCCGTCGAGGTCATCCAGACAGGCAGGTGGATGCCGATGCCGGACAGGAACGCCTCAAGGTAACCGGAGATGCCAATGGCCACTACGGCCACGATTGCTATGTATTCGAGCAGCAGGTCCCAGCCGATGAACCAGCCGATCACCTCGCCCAGCGCAACATAGCCGTAGGTGTAGGCCGAGCCGGCCCGGGGGATCATGCCGGCAAACTCTGCGTAGGAGAGCGCGGCAGCTGCTGAGGCCAGGCCGGCGATCAGGAAGGAGAACAGGACAGCGGGCCCCACCCCCGGGTTTCCTTCGCTGCCCGCCGCCACCAGGCCCGCAAGGGAGAAGATTCCGACGCCGATAATGCCGCCGACGCCGATGGCCGTGAGCTGCCACAGCCCAAGGGACTTGAGCAGACCGCTGTGTTTGTTCTCTTCTTCGATGTCGTCGAGCGGCTTGCGCCGCATGATCGACTGGGACATATCTTTAGGGCTCATCAGGAACTCCTGCGTGGGGTGCGGCCCCATCGCGGCGCCCCTGCATGGGGCTGTGACGGGGGTAACTCAGGTACACCAGTATGCAAGCGCAATTGCGTTAGATAAAGTGACTACTTCTAACCAATATCCATTAGATTCATCAAGGAATGTGGCCATGCTCGATGTCCGGCGACTGCGGCTACTCCGCGAACTGAAGATCCGGGGCACGCTGGCGGAGGTGGCGGAGGCACTGCAGTACAGCCCGTCGTCGGTCTCCCAGCAGCTGGCCCTGCTGGAAAAGGAAGTGGGCGTGGAGCTGCTCCGGAAATCGGGGCGCCGCGTGCAGCTGACGCCCCAGGCCGAAGTCCTGGTGGCCCACACCGCCCAGCTGCTCGAAACCCTGGAGCAGGCGGAGGCGGACCTCGCGGCGTCGCTGACCACTGTCACGGGAACGGTCCGGATTGCAGTGTTCCAGTCCGCGGCCCTGGCGCTGATGCCCGACACACTTTCGCGGATGACGGCAGACTACCCGGAGGTCCGGATCGAAATGATCCAGCGCGAACCCGAAACAGCCCTTCATGAGACGTGGGCACGCGATTTTGACCTGGTCATCGCCGAACAGTATCCGGGCCACGCCGCCCCGCGGTACCCGGAGCTGGACCGCATCAAGCTGACCACTGACGCGATCCGGCTGGCTGTTCCGCCGGCGGCACCCGACCGGCCGCTCATCACGTCGCTCGAAGATACTGCCACGCTGCCCTGGGTGATGGAGCCCCGCGGCGCAGCCTCCCGGCACTGGGCGGAGCAGGCCTGCCGGAGTGCCGGATTCGAGCCCGATGTGCGCTTCGAAACAGCGGACCTGCAGGCGCAGATCAGGCTGATTGAGTCCGGAAATGCCGTGGGGCTGATGCCGGACCTCGTCTGGACGGGGCGGGGCACCACCGCCCGGCTGCTGGATCTGCCGGGGCATCCGCGCAGGACGGTGTTCACGTCGGTGCGCCGCTCCAGCGCCCAGCGGCCCGCCATCCTCGCCGCCCGCGAGACGCTGGCAGCCACCGCCATCTCAGTAGCAAGGACGGACGACGGCGGCGCGTCCGGGTAGGTGCCGGCCCGCCCGGTCGCTTGCCGGGCGGGCCGTCGGACAGCCTCCGGTGCCATGTTCAGTACGTCACAGCGCGATGCGGGAGCCGGCGCTAGACTGGGCGGGTTATGAATCGCACAATGTTCAAGTCCAAAATCCACCGGGCCACCGTCACGCACGCCGACCTGCACTACGTAGGATCGGTCACCGTTGACCTGGACCTGCTGGATGCTGCCGATATCCTTCCCGGCGAGCTTGTGGCCATCGTGGACGTGACCAACGGTGCCCGCCTGGAGACCTATACCATCGCCGGCGAGCGCGGCTCCGGTGTCATTGGCATCAACGGGGCAGCCGCGCACCTGATGCACGAGAACGACATTGTCATCCTGATTACCTACGCCCAGATGACGACGGAAGAGGCCAAGGCCTACACCCCGAAGGTTATCCATGTGGATAGGGACAACAAGATTGTCCGGATCGGCAACGATCCCGCCGAGGGCCTCACGCCGGGCCTGATGCGCCCGCCGTTCGCCCTTAACAACGCCGCCCTGTAACCGGAGGGTGAGTCCGGGCAGACACCGCCGCCGCAGCTCCGGAGGCTTTTCTTGGTAGGCGTGCTGCAGGGCTTCTTTGTTGTCTGGTTCATCATCATGGTGGGCTGGTTTGTGGGCCGCCAACGGATCCTCGGTGACAACGCCCGCCAGGTCCTCAGCGGCCTGACTTTCTTTGTGGCCAGCCCGGCCCTGCTCTTCGAGACCCTCAGCAAGGCGCAGCTGGGGGAAGTCTTCGCGGAACCGCTGCTGGTCACGGCGGTGTCCGCGGTCTGCACCGCCCTTGTCTTCTTCAGCATCGTGAAGTTCGTCCTGAAGCGCGCGTTACCGGAAGCGCTGATGTCATCGATGGCCGCCTCCCTGGCCAACTCCGCGAACCTTGGCATCCCCATCGCCGTCTACGTCCTGGGCGACGCCAGCTACGTGGCGCCGCTGCTGATCTTCCAGCTGGCATTCTTCACGCCGGTTTTCCTGATGATCCTGGACGCCAGCACCAGCTCGCACCGCACCACGCCCTGGGGATTCATTCTGATGATCCTGCGGAACCCGATGATTGTTGGCTCCGGCCTGGGCCTGCTGGTCGCAGGGACGGGCTGGCAGGTTCCGCCCCTGGTCCTTGAGCCCATCCACCTCATTGGCGGGGCGGCGATTCCGGCCATGCTGATCGCCTTCGGCATGAGCCTGAGCGGCAGCCGGCCATTGCAGGCGGCCGCCGGCAGGCGCGTGGACACCCTCCTGGCCAGCGCCTTCAAACTTGTGGTCCACCCTGCCATTGCCTACGTTTTTGCCCGCTTCGCCTTGGGCATCGAAGGCCAGTCCCTGTTCGCAGCCGTGGTGGTTGCTTCCCTGCCCACGGCGCAGAATGTCTTTGTGGCCGCCAGCCGCTACCAGACCGGCCTCACCGTGGCCAAGGACACCGTCCTGATCACCACGGTGGTGGCGGTACCCGCCATGATCGGCGTCGCAATGCTGCTTAACTGACGCCAGACCTGAGGAGCCCTATGGAAACAATCCTGGACACTGTTGTGATCGGCGGCGGAGCAATGGGCTCTGCGGCTGCCTGGGCTTTGGCCCGCCGTGGCCGGCAGGTCACGCTGCTGGAACAGTTCGGCCCCGGCCACCACAACGGGGCGTCGCACGGCAGCACCCGCAACCTGAACCCGGGCTACCACCGGCCGGAGTACGTGGCCATGCTGGCCGAGGGGCTGGCGCTGTGGGAGGAACTCGAGCAAGACAGCGGCGAACGGCTACTCTCGCGGACGGGGATCGTCAACCATGGCCCTGATCCAAGGCTCGCGCTGGTGCAGACGGCGCTCACCGAGGCAGGCATCCGGGCAGAATCCCTCAGGCCGGAGGAGGCAGCCGAGCGGTGGCGCGGCATCCGGTTCCACCAGCAGGTCCTTCACATGCCCGACGGCGGCCAGCTGAACCCCGAGGCGGCGCTCCCCGTCTTCCAGCGGCTCGCCGCAGCCCGCGGCGCCGAGATCCGGCACCACACCAAGGTGGTGGAGCTGAAAATCATGGACGACGGCGTCCGGCTCACGTTGGCGGACCGAGGCCCCGGCGGATCGGGACGGACAGAGGTGGTCACCGCCGCTCAGGCCGTCGTGACGGCCGGCGGCTGGACGGAGAAACTGCTGTCGGGCGCGGCCGGAAGCAGGAAGCTCAGGATTCCCCGGCTCACGGTCACCCAGGAGCAGCCGGCACACTTCCGCATCGCCGATCAAGGGGCGGTCTGGCCCGGCTTCAACCACACGCCGGGACCCGGACCTGCCTACAAGGACTGGTATTCGCCCGTCTATGGGATGCAGACACCGGGCGAAGGCATCAAGGCCGGCTGACACGGCGTCGGTCCCGTGGTGGATCCGGACAGGCGGTCCTTCCTCCCCGAACCGGTCCAGCTCGCGGCCCTGCAGGACTACGCCCGGACCTGGCTGCCCGGCGTGGACGCCGAGTCATTCGAGGCCATCAGCTGCACGTACACCACCACGCCGGACGAGGACTTCATCCTCGACCGGATCGGCCCAGTAGTCATCGGCGCCGGATTCTCCGGGCACGGCTTCAAGTTCACTCCCGTGGTGGGCCGGATCCTCGCGGACCTGGCCACCGGGACCCGGCCCGCCCCGCAGATCTTCTCCGCGGCCCGCTGACGCCGGACTGATTTGCCCCGGCGGGAGCCGCCGCGGGCCCAGTGGGAGCTAGGCGCCTTCGCTGCTACCCGCGCCGCCGCTGCCATTGCACCGCGTGCCAGAAAAGCAGGCAAAAGACGAAGGCAAGTCCAATGAGAATCGCGTGGGGCGCAAAAGTCATCATGAGGAACGAAATGGCCGCCGGCCCGCTGATAGGCCTGGATTGAAAGCCCCGTTCGACAGGACCCAGATGCCGCCACCGACCAGCACCGCGGCCAGCAGCCACAACAAGGCGATGAACGGATTGATGGGCAGGTGGGGACCTTCGCGGGACGGCTCTTGCGCAGCCGCTGGCGCGCCGCCCTCAGGATTCCCATCCTGGTCCACTTCCCGAAAGCTGATTCCGCTTGCTGATGGCTGATTCATGTTCCCCCCAATGACCTGCAGCACGTCGTGCTGCAGTGTGAGGCCAACCCTAGCCTCGCTTAGGAGACATGCCCAACGGCCTTTTGGCCTCCGGCTTGTGCCGGTCCAGGATCCGGGCGCAGCGGATGAACCCCAGGTGCGAGTAGGCCTGCGGGTGGTTCCCGAGATGCGTCTCCGTACCCGGATCGTATTCCTCGGGCAGCAGGCCGGTGGGGCCGAAAAGGTTCACCAGCTGGTCGAACAGGTCCCAGGCCTCCTCGATTCTGCCCACCGCAACGTAAGCCTCAATCAGCCAGGTGGTGCAGATGTGGAAGCCGCCCTCCAAACCCGGCAAGCCGTCGTCGTACCTGTACCGGAACACGGTGGGGCCCACCCGCAGTTCCCGTTCCACGGCGGTGACGGTGTCCAGGAACCGCTGGTCAGTGACATCCAGCAGGCCGGAAAGCCCGATGTGCAGGACGGCTGCATCCAGGTCGGGGCTGTCGTAGGCCACCGTGTAGGACGCGGCCGAGTCATCCCAGCCTTCGCGCAGGACTTCCTCGCGGATGGTCCGGGCGGTGGGTTCCCACGAGGGGTCCGGCGCCTTGCCGTGCCGGGCGGCGGTTCGGAGTGCGCGGTCCAGCGTCACCCAGCACATCACCTTGGTGTAGACGTGGTGCCGCGGCGGGCGCCGGGCTTCCCAGATGCCGTGGTCCGGCTCGTGCCACCGGGCCAGGACGGCGGCCGCCATCTGCACCAGCAGGTCCCAGTGGTCATCCTTGAGGGCACCATTCCGTGAGCTGACGCCGTGGATCAGTTCAGCCACCGGACCGAAGACATCCAGCTGGACCTGGTGGTCCGCGGCGTTGCCGATCCGGACCGGCCGGGATCCCGCGTACCCGGGCAGGCTGTCAATAACGGCCTCGGTGGACAGCGGCGCCCCCGTCACCGAGTACAGGGGATGCAGCCATTCCGGGCCCGGCGCATGTTCAAGGATCCGGCCCAGCCAGCTGAGGAACCCGGCCGCCTCCGCCGTGGATCCCAGGTCCACCAGCGCGTTCACCGTCATGGACCCGTCCCGCAGCCAGCAGTAGCGGTAATCCCAGTTCCGTGTGCCGCCGATTCCTTCGGGCAGGGACGTGGTGGGCGCGGCCAGCACGGCACCCGTGGGCTCGTGCACGAGGGCGCGGAGGACCAGTGCTGAGCGGCGGACCAGCGATGGCTTCACGGAGGGCAGCTCCAGGTCCTGCACCCAGCGGCGGGAGTGGAGCGCCACTCCCGCCCGCCTGCCGGTCTCCCCGTCGGGGTCCGCCAACGCAGGCTCCGTGTCGCCGCAGCGCAGGTTGAGGACCACCGGTCCGTCCTGGAGGTTGACCGACGCAGTGGCGGTGGCGTGGAGGCCGTCCGAGGTGATGGCGAAGCTGACGCCAGGGGCAAAAAGGATGATGGGATCGGAGGTTCCCACCACATGGAGTTCGTCGCCGCGGGCTTCCATGCTGAACGGCGCGTTGGCATAGTCCGGCCGGGGCGCGAAGACGATCTTGGCGCCGCCGGTACCGGAGAGCACCCGGACCAGGCTGGTGATCCCGTCCGGTGCCGGCTCCAGGTAGTCGGTGACGGTCACGTCCGCCCAGCGCGTCTCCACGATCATGGTGCTGTCCACGTACCGCTGGCCCAGAACCTGCGAGGACTTGAGCGGCTCAACGGAGAAATGCCCCGCGGCATCACCGCCCAGGATGTGGGCGAACAGCGACCCTGAATCCGGGAGCGGGTGGCTCATCCAGCAGACCTTGGCATCCGGAGTGAGCAAAGCGGTGGAGGATCCGTTGCCGATCATGGTGTGCCGTTCGAGCCCTACTGCGTCCTCGCCGAAAAGCCAGGCCCGCCGCAGCTCAAACAGGAGGGCCAGGACGCGGGCGAAGGATTCGGGGTCGCGCAGCCGGTGGGAAGCACGGGTCTCTCCCGGGCCCACGTGCAACCCCAGGTCCGGGCCGCGGAGGGTTGCGATGGCCAGTTCGTCGCTGTAGGCGTCCCCGGCGTACAACGCAGCACTGGCGCCCAGCCGGGACCGGAGATTTTCCAGGGCGTCCGCCTTGGCCGGTTCCACGACCGAGAGGTCCAGGACCGAACCGTCCACGATGAAGAACAGCCCATGCACCCTCGCGATCTCCCCCGCCGTTTCCGTCACCACCTGCACCACCTCGGGCGAGGCCGGCCGGGTGTGCACGGACACGGCCACCGGCTTCCGCTCGATCCAGATGCCCTCCTGGTAACCCACGGCCTCAGTCAGGGCTGTGCTTACCGTGTGGAGCGTGGCTTCGGTGGCAAGGTCCTGGCTGTGGGCGAAGGCCATGTCCGACTCCGCGCCGTGTGATCCGATGAGATGCACCTCCGCGGGCAGCCGCGACACCGCGGCGAGGTCACGCAGCGAGCGCCCCGAGATGACGGCGGCATGGGTGTTGGGCAGGGCGGCCAGGGCCCGGAGCGCGATCGCAGCGCTCCCCAGGGGAAGGGTCTCGGTGGAGATTCCCTCCGCGTCGCACAGTGTTCCGCCGTAATTGCAGGCCACCAGCAGCCCGGGGACGCGCGCCAGGACCTTCAGTTCGGCCAGGAGGGTGGGCGTGAAGCCTTCGTCCGCCAGGTCCGACTGGATGAACGTCCGCAGCAGCCCCAGCGGCAGCGATCGGGTCAGCAGGGCGGAATCCGCCACGCTTTGGTTCAACGGCGTAGCCATGCGTGCACTCCTTAAGCAGGGCCTGGCCCGGAAAGGCCGGAGGGGCAATATAATTGTCCGCCCGGACGATTTCCCCCGAAAGTCCCATTTATTGCGGCTGTGTAAAAGTCCGACGGCGGACCTCCCTTCCGCCGCTGGCCTCACGTGGTGACACGTCGCGTCGTGTCACGCAGGGCAGGCTTTAACGCCCGACGACGGCGCCCCACCGCGCAAATCCGCGGCAGGGCGCCGTCGTGCTTTCCAAAAGGCTGCCGTGCGTGACGCCGGCGGCATCAGATGTCCTGTTCAGACCCGGTCCAGTTTGGCCACACCGATTTTGGAGTCGGCCATCCCGTAGAACACAAACAGCTGGTCGCCGATTTTTTCGATCGCGGTGGGGAACACCACGTTCGGCACGATCCCGGAAATCTCGTCCTCGGTTTCGGGCGCCAGCAAGGGCTTGTCGCTGCGGGCGATGACCTGGGACGGGTCGTCCGCGGACAGGATCATGGCCGCGGCGGTGTAGTTGACGTTCTGCTGCTGATCGAAAGCGGAGGCGGCCATCTTGCCGGCCACGCCGTGGTGGATCAGGAGCCAGCCTTCGTCCACGCGGACGGGGGGCGGGCCGCCGCCGATCTTCAGTTCCTCAAAGGGGAACTCGCTCAGAGCCACCAGCCGGTGCTTGCCCATGTGCACCAGGTTGCGCAGGTCGCGCTCGACGTCGGCAACTGCCACGTAGGAGATCCAGATGCCGGGACGGTTGTCCGTGACGCCGGCGGGCAGGTGCTCGCCTTCGCCGGGACGGATCCAGCCCAGGTCCCACATGGGGCGGTGCAGCATGGCGTAGGAGGGCACGCCGTCGGGGTCGTTCACCGGTTCCGGGAAGAACACCGCATCCTTGTTGGGGAACAGGTTCAGGTCCATGGAGAGATCGGCCTGGTACTCGAAGAAGCAGGGGCCCAGGCGTTCCCAGGTCCTCAGGTCCTCGGAGTGGGCGAAGGCGAGGCGGGGACCCAGCGGGCCGTAGGCCACGTAGGTCATGAGGTGCTTGCCAAGGGCGGGCACCCAGGTGGTGCGCGGATCCTCGGTACCGGCGTTGTTCATGCCGCGTTCCCAGCCTTCGTCCGGGGCCAGGACCACGCCTTCGCGTTCCACGCCGGTGGGCACGCCGTCGCCGTTGATGATCACTTTGGCGAGTCCCACGCGGGACACGTTGCCCGTGGCCACAAGCCGCGGCAGCAGGTACAGCTCGCCGCCCGGGCCGCGGCCGCTGGCGGGGTTGAGGACGCCCTCGGCTTCAAAGTCGTTGCCGGGCTCGGGGGTCATGATGACGCCGGCGCGGGTGAGGGTGAAGGGGACAGCGGGCAGTACAGAAGTGTGGGGGGAAGTCATGGATTAGCCCTTTACGCTGGAACCGATATTGGTGGAAATGAACTGGCGCTGGAAGAAAATGAACAGCGCGACGGCGGGGGCCGCCAGGACGCAGGCACCGGCAAGGATGGCACCGAACGGGTTGCCGGCCTGGCCGGCGATGTTGGAGATGAAGTTGGCCAGTGACACGGCCAGGGGCTGCAGGGACTGCTCCTTCGTGACCAGGAACGGCCACAGGAACTCGTTCCACGGGCCGATGAAGGTCAGCAGCACGGCGGTGACGATGGCAGGACGGACCAGCGGGATGGCGATCTGCCACAGGATCCGCAGCTCCGAGGCGCCGTCGATCCGGGCCGCCTCAAACAGGGTTGAGGGCAACTGGAGGAAGTACTGGCGGAACACAAACACCGCCGTGGAGTTGATGGCGAACGGCAGGATCATGCCCAGGTAGCTGTCCGCGAGGCCGTAATCGCGCACGATCATGACGTAGAGCGGGATGAGCAGCAGCTGGAACGGGATCATCTGGACCAGCAGCATCATGCCGAACACCACGCCGCGGCCGCGGAACTTCATCTGCGCCAGGGCATAGCCGACCAGCAGCCCGAAAATCACCGTAAAGAGGATGACACCGCCGGTGAAGATGCCGGAGTTGAGCAGGCCGCGGAACAGGTTGATGGACTCGTTGATTTGGGCATAGTTCGCACCGGTGATGTTGGCCGGATTGGGAAACGCGCCGAAAATCGAGGTGTCCGGGGAGGCCTGCAGCGACCCGATGAGCATGTAATAGAACGGGAAGAGGAAAACGAAGGCGCCCACGCCCAGCAGGATGAAGCTGCCCACGCCCAGGTTGCGGCGCTTTTCGACGCCCGAGTCGGGACGCAGGGCGGGTTCCGCTGGTTCCGGGTGCCGGCTGGCGTCGTCGTCGTTCTTGGCGTTTTGTGCGTTGGTGACGGACATCAGTCCTCCTTCCCGCCCACGAGGCGTTTCTGGATCAGGGCGATCAGCAGGACGCCGATCACCAGCACCACGCCCAGGGCGGCCGCGACGTCGGGGTTCCCCTGCAGGATGCCCCGTTGGTACATGATGAACACCGGGGAGGCCGAAGCCCCGTCCGGGCCGCCGCCGCCGGTCAGCAGGTACGGCTCGGTGAAGAGGTTCGCGCCGGTGATGGTGGCCAGCAGCGTGACCAGGACGCTGGCGGGCCGGACGCCGGGAACGGTGATATTCCAGAACTGGACCCACTTGTTGCCACCGTCCACAGACGCTGATTCATACAGCTCATCGGGGATGTTCTGCAACGCCGCGAGGTACAGCAGGATGAAGAATCCCAGCTGTTTCCACGTCACGTACAGAGCCACGGTGGGCATTGCCAGCCACGAATTCACCAGCCAGGAAGGGGCCGGGGCCAGGGGCCCCAGCAGCGTGTTCACCAGCCCGTTTCCCTGGAACAGGAACAGCCAGACACCCACGACGGCGACGCTCGCCGTCACGTACGGGACGTAGTAGCTGAGGCGGAAGAAGGTCTTGAGCCGGGTCACGCGGTTCAGGGCGTTTGCCAGCAGCAGGGACAGGCCCACCGTGAGCGGGACGTTGATGATGAGGAAAACGCCGATGTTCAGGAAGGAGCGCTGGACCGCGGGGTCGGACAGGACGGCGATGTAGTTATCGAACCCTACAAACGGCCGGTCCACCTTGACCCGTGGTGCCGTGAAGAAGAAATCGTGGAAGGAGATGTAGACGGCGTAGCCGAGCGGAAACGCCAGGACAGCCAGGACGTAGATGACGTAGGGGGCGCTGAACAGCAGGCCCAGCGGCTGGGGGCCCAGGAAGTTCTTACGCTTCCTGGGCACCAGCCGCCGGTCCGCCGTTCCACCAGCCGGTGTCCCCGTGACGGGGTTCCCACTAGAAGAGCGGAGTGACATTGGGGTCACCGCTACTTCTGGGCTACCAGTTGGTTGATCTTGTCCGCCGCGTTCTTGAACGAGGTGTCGATGCTTTCGTTCCCGAAGATCACAGCCTTGGCGTAGGCGGTCCGGAAGGTCTGCCAGACTTCAACCGAGTTGGAGACGTTGGGGACCTCCACGGTCCGCGCAGCCTGCTCGGCGAACCGGGTGTACGCCGGGTTCTTGGCGAAGTAGTCCGCGTAGACCGTGGGAAGGTCCTTGCGCATGGGCATCTGGCCGGTGTCGGTCAGCAGCTTGCCGTCCTGCTCCTGGCTGGTGGCGAACTTCATGACCTCCCAGGCGGTGCCCTGGTTCTTGCAGGCCGAGTACATCGCCACGTTCTTGGCGTCGGAGAAGGTTGAGGTGTCAGCCTTGGCCGCGGCGGCCGGGACCGGGACTGCGCCCCAGTTCACCTTGCCCTTGTAGGCGGAGATGGCCCACGGACCGGCCAGTGACATGGCGGCCTTGCCCTCCAGGAACGAATCGCCCTGGTAGACCTCCTTGGAGGCGAGGTTCTCCTTGTACAGAGTCTGGAACATGGCGGCTACCTGCTTGCCCTCCTCGCTGTCGAACGTGGCCTTGCCGTCCTTCACCAGCGGAGTGCCGTCGGAGTTCGCAGCGTAGAAGGAGTAGAAGTCGAACCAGGACTGGAAGAAGTCACTGGCCGGAGATGGCCAGATGGCGTTGGTTGCAGCGCCTGAAGACACCAGGGTCCGGGCAGTGTCCAGCACTTCCTGGTGGGTCCCCAGCTTCGGGTTTTCCGGATCCAGCCCCGCCTTGGCAAACATGTCCTTGTTGTAGAACAGGACTACGGGATTGGACTTCCACGGCAGCTGGTACATCTTGCCGTCCGCGGACTTGTACTGGTCAGCCAGGT
It contains:
- a CDS encoding glycosidase codes for the protein MTSPHTSVLPAVPFTLTRAGVIMTPEPGNDFEAEGVLNPASGRGPGGELYLLPRLVATGNVSRVGLAKVIINGDGVPTGVEREGVVLAPDEGWERGMNNAGTEDPRTTWVPALGKHLMTYVAYGPLGPRLAFAHSEDLRTWERLGPCFFEYQADLSMDLNLFPNKDAVFFPEPVNDPDGVPSYAMLHRPMWDLGWIRPGEGEHLPAGVTDNRPGIWISYVAVADVERDLRNLVHMGKHRLVALSEFPFEELKIGGGPPPVRVDEGWLLIHHGVAGKMAASAFDQQQNVNYTAAAMILSADDPSQVIARSDKPLLAPETEDEISGIVPNVVFPTAIEKIGDQLFVFYGMADSKIGVAKLDRV
- a CDS encoding extracellular solute-binding protein; this translates as MKRFTKATRILSVAALTVMGAGLAACGGSGGGGDGGSATSAKGPIKIWYSNNEFEVKWGKAMVESWNSAHPDEKIDAQEIPAGKSSEEVIGAAITAGNAPCLVFNTAPVAVPQFQKQGGLVALDEFPDGLQYIKDRTGDLADQYKSADGKMYQLPWKSNPVVLFYNKDMFAKAGLDPENPKLGTHQEVLDTARTLVSSGAATNAIWPSPASDFFQSWFDFYSFYAANSDGTPLVKDGKATFDSEEGKQVAAMFQTLYKENLASKEVYQGDSFLEGKAAMSLAGPWAISAYKGKVNWGAVPVPAAAAKADTSTFSDAKNVAMYSACKNQGTAWEVMKFATSQEQDGKLLTDTGQMPMRKDLPTVYADYFAKNPAYTRFAEQAARTVEVPNVSNSVEVWQTFRTAYAKAVIFGNESIDTSFKNAADKINQLVAQK
- a CDS encoding sugar ABC transporter permease, with protein sequence MSLRSSSGNPVTGTPAGGTADRRLVPRKRKNFLGPQPLGLLFSAPYVIYVLAVLAFPLGYAVYISFHDFFFTAPRVKVDRPFVGFDNYIAVLSDPAVQRSFLNIGVFLIINVPLTVGLSLLLANALNRVTRLKTFFRLSYYVPYVTASVAVVGVWLFLFQGNGLVNTLLGPLAPAPSWLVNSWLAMPTVALYVTWKQLGFFILLYLAALQNIPDELYESASVDGGNKWVQFWNITVPGVRPASVLVTLLATITGANLFTEPYLLTGGGGPDGASASPVFIMYQRGILQGNPDVAAALGVVLVIGVLLIALIQKRLVGGKED
- a CDS encoding carbohydrate ABC transporter permease translates to MSVTNAQNAKNDDDASRHPEPAEPALRPDSGVEKRRNLGVGSFILLGVGAFVFLFPFYYMLIGSLQASPDTSIFGAFPNPANITGANYAQINESINLFRGLLNSGIFTGGVILFTVIFGLLVGYALAQMKFRGRGVVFGMMLLVQMIPFQLLLIPLYVMIVRDYGLADSYLGMILPFAINSTAVFVFRQYFLQLPSTLFEAARIDGASELRILWQIAIPLVRPAIVTAVLLTFIGPWNEFLWPFLVTKEQSLQPLAVSLANFISNIAGQAGNPFGAILAGACVLAAPAVALFIFFQRQFISTNIGSSVKG
- the panD gene encoding aspartate 1-decarboxylase, with protein sequence MNRTMFKSKIHRATVTHADLHYVGSVTVDLDLLDAADILPGELVAIVDVTNGARLETYTIAGERGSGVIGINGAAAHLMHENDIVILITYAQMTTEEAKAYTPKVIHVDRDNKIVRIGNDPAEGLTPGLMRPPFALNNAAL
- a CDS encoding trehalase-like domain-containing protein, which translates into the protein MATPLNQSVADSALLTRSLPLGLLRTFIQSDLADEGFTPTLLAELKVLARVPGLLVACNYGGTLCDAEGISTETLPLGSAAIALRALAALPNTHAAVISGRSLRDLAAVSRLPAEVHLIGSHGAESDMAFAHSQDLATEATLHTVSTALTEAVGYQEGIWIERKPVAVSVHTRPASPEVVQVVTETAGEIARVHGLFFIVDGSVLDLSVVEPAKADALENLRSRLGASAALYAGDAYSDELAIATLRGPDLGLHVGPGETRASHRLRDPESFARVLALLFELRRAWLFGEDAVGLERHTMIGNGSSTALLTPDAKVCWMSHPLPDSGSLFAHILGGDAAGHFSVEPLKSSQVLGQRYVDSTMIVETRWADVTVTDYLEPAPDGITSLVRVLSGTGGAKIVFAPRPDYANAPFSMEARGDELHVVGTSDPIILFAPGVSFAITSDGLHATATASVNLQDGPVVLNLRCGDTEPALADPDGETGRRAGVALHSRRWVQDLELPSVKPSLVRRSALVLRALVHEPTGAVLAAPTTSLPEGIGGTRNWDYRYCWLRDGSMTVNALVDLGSTAEAAGFLSWLGRILEHAPGPEWLHPLYSVTGAPLSTEAVIDSLPGYAGSRPVRIGNAADHQVQLDVFGPVAELIHGVSSRNGALKDDHWDLLVQMAAAVLARWHEPDHGIWEARRPPRHHVYTKVMCWVTLDRALRTAARHGKAPDPSWEPTARTIREEVLREGWDDSAASYTVAYDSPDLDAAVLHIGLSGLLDVTDQRFLDTVTAVERELRVGPTVFRYRYDDGLPGLEGGFHICTTWLIEAYVAVGRIEEAWDLFDQLVNLFGPTGLLPEEYDPGTETHLGNHPQAYSHLGFIRCARILDRHKPEAKRPLGMSPKRG
- a CDS encoding AEC family transporter, whose amino-acid sequence is MVGVLQGFFVVWFIIMVGWFVGRQRILGDNARQVLSGLTFFVASPALLFETLSKAQLGEVFAEPLLVTAVSAVCTALVFFSIVKFVLKRALPEALMSSMAASLANSANLGIPIAVYVLGDASYVAPLLIFQLAFFTPVFLMILDASTSSHRTTPWGFILMILRNPMIVGSGLGLLVAGTGWQVPPLVLEPIHLIGGAAIPAMLIAFGMSLSGSRPLQAAAGRRVDTLLASAFKLVVHPAIAYVFARFALGIEGQSLFAAVVVASLPTAQNVFVAASRYQTGLTVAKDTVLITTVVAVPAMIGVAMLLN
- a CDS encoding LysR family transcriptional regulator, which encodes MLDVRRLRLLRELKIRGTLAEVAEALQYSPSSVSQQLALLEKEVGVELLRKSGRRVQLTPQAEVLVAHTAQLLETLEQAEADLAASLTTVTGTVRIAVFQSAALALMPDTLSRMTADYPEVRIEMIQREPETALHETWARDFDLVIAEQYPGHAAPRYPELDRIKLTTDAIRLAVPPAAPDRPLITSLEDTATLPWVMEPRGAASRHWAEQACRSAGFEPDVRFETADLQAQIRLIESGNAVGLMPDLVWTGRGTTARLLDLPGHPRRTVFTSVRRSSAQRPAILAARETLAATAISVARTDDGGASG